ATAGATAAGTAAAGAGAGACATGCGTCAATCACCTATAGATGAAAAATGAAAGGAAGCGAAAAAATGACAGTAAAAATGATTGCGGTGGACATGGATGGCACTTTTTTAAATAGTCAACAAGATTATGATCGAGAAACCTTTGCTCAGTTGTATCAAATGATGAAACAAAAAGGAATTCGTTTTGTTATATCAAGTGGAAATCAATATTACCAACTTAAATCTTTTTTTCCAGAAATTGATGCGGAATTATCATTTGTGGCGGAAAATGGGGCTTACATTGTGAGCGAAGGCGAGGAAGTATTTACTGGTGAGATTGATCTTGAAACGGTTCATGAAGTATTGACTATTTTAGCGGATTTTAAAGAAGGTCATACGATTCTTTGTGGAAAAAAGAGTGCCTATGTTGCTGAGCAGGAACCGAAATCGTTTATTGAACACGGTAGTAAGTATTACCATCGATTAAAGAAAGTTCCTGATTTATTTGAGGTACAAGAGGACACTCTTTTTAAATTTGCGTTGAGTTTTCCTGTTGAACAAGTGGCGGACGTGTTAGGCCGATTAGAGGATGGATTAGAAGGGAAGCTTATTCCTGTATCCAGTGGACATGGGGATATTGATTTAATCATTCCAGGTATTCATAAAGCGCACGGACTGATGAAATTACAAGAATTATGGGGGATAAAAAATCATGAAGTTGCAGCATTTGGCGATAGCGGAAACGATCTTGAAATGCTAAAACATGCAGGATACAGCTATGTTATGAGTAATGGGCAACCCACAGTCAAAGTCGCTGCACAGGAAATTATTTTATCTAATGATGAGAATGGTGTATTGCTGAAAATACAAGAACTACTCCATATGTAAACGAGGAAAAGGAAGGCAGAAACCCAATCTCCCAAAATAAAGGGTTTCTGTCTTTAGTCAAAAAAAGCATTGACAAATCTAAATAAATAGAATATACTAATAAAGTTGAGAAATGAAAGCAGAAGCACCCGCTTCTCGCCTTAGTTGACACTGTCACTGGGCTGGATATTGGATTCCTTATATCATTGATATAAGTCCGAATAATCGCGGGGTCTGTATTACAGAGCCTGTTTTTTATTGTATTTTTATACTAACGGACGTTTAGGAAAAGAGCTTAAGCAATGATTTTCTCTTAAAAAACTTGGAGGTGAATGACCATAGCAAAGGATATGATGGTGAACGACGGCATTCGTGCACGCGAGTTACGTTTGATCGGACAAGACGGAGAACAATTAGGAGTAAAAACAAAAGTAGAAGCATTACAAATTGCTGAAACTGCAAACTTGGATTTAGTTCTAGTAGCACCTACTGCGAAACCTCCTGTTGCGCGAATTATGGATTACGGGAAATTCCGTTTCGAGACGCAAAAGAAAGAGCGTGAAGCTCGTAAGAAACAAAAAGTGATCAACGTAAAAGAAGTTCGTTTAAGTCCAACAATCGACGTAAATGACTTCAATACAAAACTTCGTAATGCACGTAAATTCTTAGAAAAAGGGGACAAAGTGAAAGCTTCGATCCGTTTTAAAGGCCGTGCCATTACCCACAAAGAAATTGGTCAGAAAGTTCTTGATCGCTTGGCGGAAGAAACTGCAGATATCGCTACAGTGGAACAAAAAGCGAAAATGGACGGACGCAGCATGTTTCTAACGCTGGCACCGAAGAATGAAAATTAAGCTAACAAGCTGATAATTAGTTAATGAATTTTTTGAGGATGCTAGTTCAACTTTTTCAACTAAGCTAGTTGAACTGTATACGAAATGAAAATGTAGGAGGAAAATTAGTCATGCCAAAACAAAAAACACACCGCGGATCAGCAAAACGTTTCAAACGTACTGGTAACGGCGGGTTAAAAAGATTCCGTGCGTTTACAAGTCACCGTTTCCACGGTAAAACAAAAAAACAACGCCGTCAATTGCGTAAAGCAGGAATGGTATCAGCAGGCGATTTCAAACGTATTCGCCAACAATTAGCAAGAATGAAGTAAAAAGCTGAATGAGCTCGATTAGCGTTGACTGAAAAATAGGAAAATATGAGAGTGGTGCTCTTTACCACAATCAGATTTTATCTTTTTTCCGAAAGGCTAGCTCATGAAGGTAGATTGAGAACGCTGAAAAGATTCTTGTACTAACTTAGCAATTAAAATAACTCATAGAGACAACAGATATTTAGGAGGAATTAACCATGGCACGTGTTAAAGGTGGCGTAGTAAGCCGTAAACGTCGTAAAAAGATCCTTAAGTTAGCGAAAGGCTATTACGGATCAAAACATACTTTATTTAGAACAGCAAAAGAACAAGTAATGAAATCTTATAGTTATGCATACAGAGATCGTCGTCAGAAAAAACGTGATTTCCGTAAATTATGGATTGCTCGTATCAACGCAGCAGCTCGTATGAATGGCTTAAGCTATTCTAAATTAATGCACGGTTTGAAATTGGCAGAGATTGATATCAACCGCAAAATGTTAGCTGATTTAGCTGTTAACGATGCAGCAGCATTTACTGCATTAGCTGACCAAGCTAAAGGTGCTTTAGCAAAATAATTAAAATACTTTTATTAGAATTTTTAACCCACTTTTTTGGTGGGTTTTTTATTTACCACTATTGAAGAGGCTTGTATATGTAGAGCTAGTATTTTCATTATATATGAGATCCAATTGGGATAGAGGCTGTCCACTAACCAGAGATAAGGAGGAAGAAATGACTAATACGTTTACATTGGATTGGTCCGGAGTCGTTTATAAAGATGAAGAGATAAACGAACAATTAATTAAAAAAATTATCGATGATTTTAATATAGAAGAAGATTCTTTTTTAGTTTTACAACCTGAATCACCTATTAAGAATAGTTTATATATGCAAGTGCAGAGTCCTTTAGATGAGAATATTCCCATAGAAATTCGTTTTATATATACTAATGGTGTGATGAAGCATTTTAGAAATGAATCCTTAGATAAACAGACTATCTATCAGTATTTAGTTGATTATTGGGCTAAGGAAGAAGTGCCGAATATAGAAAGCTGGATAGATATTTCTCATCAATTCAATACATTTTCAAATAGAATAATAAAGAGAATCAAAGATATATTTCTTAAGGAAAAGAAGGAAACAAATTGACTTAGAACAACGTAAAGCTAGGGAAAGTAGTAGATCCATAGAGGCGTTAATAAGAGAAAAAATTAAGGCAAAAGGGATATCTAAAGAGATGGGAAATGCTAATTTGTCATTAGCTATATCAGTTCTTTTGATGGTTGTAACTATTGGAAATATCTATTTATTACTATTTTTAGGAAAAAAATTAGGATTTTTTAAATTTAAATGGGATTTTATCAACTTGAAAAACATTGTCATTATTGTAGGTGGTTTTTTATTAGCAAGGGTGATTGCTATTGGTGGAACGTTGCTATTAAACAATCAAGGAGCTGAATCAACTGCAAATGATGTTGCGATTCAAACGATTTTTACCGGTGAAAATCCTATTCTGATCGTGCTATTGATCGGTATTTCTGCGCCTATTATGGAGGAAATTATTTTTAGAGGCGCTATTATTGGTTTCTGGTTTGAGAATTTGCCGATGGTTGGAATTGCCATCAGTTCGATTTTATTTGGGTTAGTTCATGGACCTACGAACGTGATTAGTTTTTTAATTTACGGATTGATGGGATTGATTTTGTCTATTGCCTATTACAAAACAAAACGTCTTGAAGTTAGCATATCCATTCATTTTTTTAACAATATTTTTTCTGCAATTGCAATCGCTATTGGTCTGATTTAATTGAAAAAAGGTGTTGCATGACTAATTAACCCCCGTACACTTGTGTGCGGGGGCATAGCTTTTTATGAAGAGGACTTGCCTCATCTTTGATCAACTGCAACCGTTTAATTTTGTTCTACTTTTCCTGTTTTTTCAATAGTGTAGGCTTTCAAATCTTCCATTTTAAAGAAAGGATAGTATAAGCAAAAGCTTAGTATAATTTGCACTATTTGAAGCAATGCTCCTCGCCAACCGCTGACCATCAAACCAGCAATTACAGGAGGCATTGTCCAAGGAAGGTTTACGCCATTAGCTAAGGGAACAATTCCAGTGGCCATGGCGGTATAAGCTAAGAGACACATCAGTAATGGTGCGATCACAAAAGGGATCAACATCATTGGATTCAAAACAATTGGTACACCGAAAACTAAAGGTTCATTGATATTAAAAATCGCTGGTGCAAAAGATAATTTTCCTAACGTTTTAAATTGAGCGGATTTTGCAAAAAACAGACAAGCAATCGCTAAACCAATCGTTGCGCTAGAGCCTCCCAGCTTTACAAAGTTACTATAAAACTGATAGTTCACAATATTCGGCAATGTTTTGCCTGCAGCGAAGGCTTGAGCGTTTTCCACTGTTAAAGCAATCCAGATTGGCTGCATTACAGCACCAACAATATTTGAACCATGAATACCAAAAGACCATAATAAAGCTTCAAATAGTAGAATAATCAATGTAGCAGGTAAGGAACTTCCTAAAGCTAGGAGAGGGGTTTGAAGAACTTCGAAAATAAAATTTTGAGCAGTTTCATAAGAAGTAAAGGTAAAACCAATTCGAATCAAATTGAAGATAATAACTACAAAGAATCCTGGAATTAGTGCAGAAAAGGATTTTGCAACATTAGAAGGAACTGAATCAGGCATTTTGATTGTCCAGCCTTTTTGAATGACCCAACGAAAAATTTCAGTCGCTAGTATAGCTGTGATCATACCAACAAATAATCCCGCTGCGCCAAAGTTTCCTAGTGGTAAAAATGCGCCATTATCAGTTGGGGTGATTGGCGTTAATACAAGAAAGGCAACCATAGCAATGGCTTGTGTAGAACTTCTGTCCACAGAATAATACTTTGCCAGTTCACTGGAGATCCCTAAAATAACAAATAAAGTCATCACATTCATCGTCATATCGTTGACTTGTAAAAAGAGCGACATCCAATTTTTACCCAAGATAGATTCCATAAAATTCGTATATGCGTCGATCGGCAATTGTGTGACTAATAAGAATATGGAACCAATAATTAATAATGGCATTGCCACGAAAAAACCATTTTTGATCGCTGATAGGTAACGATTTGAATCAAGCTTGTAAGCGATTGGACCTAGCTTTTCTTGTAATTTGTCTAAAAAACGATTCATTTTCTTCACTCCTACTCCATTTTTTATGATGATTAATTAACCAAGATTAGAAAAAAACGCATTTTTTGTAAACCCTTTCATTCCCGGCAATAACTATAATAAATTCAAAAAAGAAAAGGCGATACGTTAATTTTATCTTATCGAAATGCTAAAATCAATGAACCTTAAAAAATTTCTTCTAAAATAGCAAAAATAATATCACAGTTATAAAAGCTATTAAATGAGTTGGTTTTGCTACACAAAGCTGTTTTATTGTTGGTAGTTGTCCAATTGATTCAGGTTTAGATTTTTACATCGTATAAAAAAAATGCTATATTAATTCTATAAAGTATGAATTCTTGTAATTGTTAGAAGGATTCTACAAGAGGAGAATGAAGGGAGGATAAAGATGAAAGAAGATCAAAGATTTGGTACTATGAAAAAATATGTCAACTTAACGTTGGATGTTGTGTTAGGATTACTTGCTGTCCTTATTCTTATTTTTATGATACGGCAATTAGTTGACATTGCTACATTTATTGATAAACCAATGACACCGAAGAATTTATCACTTGTAATGCAAGAAATCGTTGCATTTTTCATGTTATTTGAGTTTATCATGATGGTTATTCGCTATATTCAAGAAGGACACCATATCCCAATTAGGTATTTGATTCTGATTTGTATAACGGCGATTTTAAGGCAGTTAATGGTAATACATGGAGAATCCGTTCAAACATTATTATTAGCACTATCGATTTTATTCCTAGTGATTGTTTTATTTATTTTGAATCTAAGTGGACATAAATCATATGCGGGATTTAAAAATCATGGGACAGATGATAAAATTTAGTTAAAATAAGTAAAAGAAGAGGCTGATATGGAAGTTAACTACTTCTATTCAGCCTCTTCTTATTTCAAAGTGTTAATAAAGCGATTAAACCTATGGCTACTACGACTTGGATGAGGCCAACTGATAAACCATAAATCAAAAATCGCTTGCCTTCTTTGAAAAATTTTTGAAAATCTAATCGTAAACCAATGGCAGCTAAAGCAGTAATTTCAAACCAGCCGCTAAAAAAGTGCGCGATTTGGCTTAATTGTTCTGGTAAATGAACCAAACTATTGAATACGCAGAATAAAACAAATCCAACGACATACCAAGGTAAACCGCTTTTCTTTTTTATTGATGCAGCGTCAAATGATGCTGTATCTGATGTTCTTTGCTGTTTAAATTTGCCAAAAAGATAAACCACGACAACCAGTAGCATAATCCGCATGATTTTAAAGAGCATAGAAAGCTCTACAACCTCTCCGTTGATCATACTGGCACTTGCGACTACTTGACCAACAGATTGTAACACACCGCCAATCAAAGCACTTTTTTGTAGAATATTCGATCCATAAACCAAAGAACCGATAAAGGGCAATAACAACATCAAAATAGTACCTAATAAATTGACTAGTGTGATGATTTGTCCTTTTTCTTCTTCTTTGGCGTGGATGGAAGGAGCGATCGAAGCAATGGCTGAAGAACCGCATACGGCATTTCCTCCAGCCATTAACAAGGACATATTATCTGAAAACAACATTTTTTTTCCTAATACATATGTAGCAATGATTGTTAATCCCATTTGTAAAAGAATAAACAGGCCGCCTTTGATTCCAATTTGAGCAATTGTTTGAAAAGTCACAGTCGCGCCCAATAAAACAACTGAAAACTCTAATAATTTACCTTCAGCGATCTTGGTCCCCTTTTCTAAACTTGGATTTTTCAAAAAAGTATTTCCTAGTAAAATACCAAGTAAGATAGCAATTGTCGCAGCACCTAATGTAGGTAGCCAAATTGCAATGATTTTACTTATGACAGCCACGCTAAAAGAAACCACTAATCCTGGTAAAATAGCTCTAACTGCTGTGGGATAAGATTGTTTTGTATTATTGTTTTTCACTCACTCATTCATCTTCTTTCCGTTTTATCTATACACGTAGTATAACTAAATAATTTGCATTTGAGAAATAAATAGTTAAAATGATATCTATAACAAAAACGAATGGAAAGGATTTCTATGTTTAAATTACTGAAAACATTTCGTGTTGTTTATGAAACAACAAATTTTTCCAAAGCTGCGGAGCTTTTATTTATTTCCCAACCAGCTGTGTCAAATCAAGTCAAACAATTGGAAGAAGAACTCGGTGTGGAGCTCTTTATGCGAAATGGACGTCAAGAAATTACAACGACCAAACAAGCGGATATTTTATATCATCATTTGTTGAATTTATCCGATGATTGGAAAGACGCTATTCAAGCACTTCATGTTGAAGGACAATCAATAGAAACTTGTACAATTGCTGCATCAAATACAATTGCTGTGTATTATTTACCAGAGCTGATGGCTCAATTGACGGTTAAATTTCCTACGGTATCGTTTATTCTCGAAATGGACAACTCTGAACAAGTGCTGAGCAAAATCGAAAAGCATCAAGCTCACTTTGGTTTTATTGAAAAACCATTGATAACCAATGAACTCATCCGACAAAAAATTCTGACGGATGAGTTGGTTCATGCAGGTGACTTTTCTAAGTCTTTATGGCTTGTTAGAGAAGAAACATCTGGTGTTTATCATTATACGGAACGTTACCTTTTAGAGCATAACATGAATCCAGAAAAAATGTTGATCAAAAATAATGAAATAATTCTTCGATGCTTAGAACAAGGAATGGGGCAATCGCTAATCTCAAAAAAGGCATTAACAGAAAAGATCAACTGGCAACCATTAAGTGACGAATATAAGAGGAATTTATATTTTATTAAAAGAAAACATATCAAATCATTAAAATTACGTGAGGTGGAAATGTTTATCCATTCTTATTATATAGCTGCCAAAAACTAGTGATAATCAACTTTCCGAGAGGTAAATGAGATATTATTCTTAATTTTATATAAATAATATAGTCATTTTAATGGATAAAAAAGACTGTTTTGTGATATCTTATTAGAAGATATTAGGCCATCAAAGAAATAGTATAGACATCAGGTTAGATTGAAGTA
The DNA window shown above is from Enterococcus sp. 4G2_DIV0659 and carries:
- the rpmI gene encoding 50S ribosomal protein L35, coding for MPKQKTHRGSAKRFKRTGNGGLKRFRAFTSHRFHGKTKKQRRQLRKAGMVSAGDFKRIRQQLARMK
- a CDS encoding Cof-type HAD-IIB family hydrolase, coding for MTVKMIAVDMDGTFLNSQQDYDRETFAQLYQMMKQKGIRFVISSGNQYYQLKSFFPEIDAELSFVAENGAYIVSEGEEVFTGEIDLETVHEVLTILADFKEGHTILCGKKSAYVAEQEPKSFIEHGSKYYHRLKKVPDLFEVQEDTLFKFALSFPVEQVADVLGRLEDGLEGKLIPVSSGHGDIDLIIPGIHKAHGLMKLQELWGIKNHEVAAFGDSGNDLEMLKHAGYSYVMSNGQPTVKVAAQEIILSNDENGVLLKIQELLHM
- the psiE gene encoding phosphate-starvation-inducible protein PsiE; its protein translation is MKEDQRFGTMKKYVNLTLDVVLGLLAVLILIFMIRQLVDIATFIDKPMTPKNLSLVMQEIVAFFMLFEFIMMVIRYIQEGHHIPIRYLILICITAILRQLMVIHGESVQTLLLALSILFLVIVLFILNLSGHKSYAGFKNHGTDDKI
- the rplT gene encoding 50S ribosomal protein L20, with amino-acid sequence MARVKGGVVSRKRRKKILKLAKGYYGSKHTLFRTAKEQVMKSYSYAYRDRRQKKRDFRKLWIARINAAARMNGLSYSKLMHGLKLAEIDINRKMLADLAVNDAAAFTALADQAKGALAK
- a CDS encoding CPBP family intramembrane glutamic endopeptidase; the protein is MGNANLSLAISVLLMVVTIGNIYLLLFLGKKLGFFKFKWDFINLKNIVIIVGGFLLARVIAIGGTLLLNNQGAESTANDVAIQTIFTGENPILIVLLIGISAPIMEEIIFRGAIIGFWFENLPMVGIAISSILFGLVHGPTNVISFLIYGLMGLILSIAYYKTKRLEVSISIHFFNNIFSAIAIAIGLI
- a CDS encoding YeiH family protein — protein: MKNNNTKQSYPTAVRAILPGLVVSFSVAVISKIIAIWLPTLGAATIAILLGILLGNTFLKNPSLEKGTKIAEGKLLEFSVVLLGATVTFQTIAQIGIKGGLFILLQMGLTIIATYVLGKKMLFSDNMSLLMAGGNAVCGSSAIASIAPSIHAKEEEKGQIITLVNLLGTILMLLLPFIGSLVYGSNILQKSALIGGVLQSVGQVVASASMINGEVVELSMLFKIMRIMLLVVVVYLFGKFKQQRTSDTASFDAASIKKKSGLPWYVVGFVLFCVFNSLVHLPEQLSQIAHFFSGWFEITALAAIGLRLDFQKFFKEGKRFLIYGLSVGLIQVVVAIGLIALLTL
- the infC gene encoding translation initiation factor IF-3, with translation MTIAKDMMVNDGIRARELRLIGQDGEQLGVKTKVEALQIAETANLDLVLVAPTAKPPVARIMDYGKFRFETQKKEREARKKQKVINVKEVRLSPTIDVNDFNTKLRNARKFLEKGDKVKASIRFKGRAITHKEIGQKVLDRLAEETADIATVEQKAKMDGRSMFLTLAPKNEN
- a CDS encoding LysR family transcriptional regulator; translation: MFKLLKTFRVVYETTNFSKAAELLFISQPAVSNQVKQLEEELGVELFMRNGRQEITTTKQADILYHHLLNLSDDWKDAIQALHVEGQSIETCTIAASNTIAVYYLPELMAQLTVKFPTVSFILEMDNSEQVLSKIEKHQAHFGFIEKPLITNELIRQKILTDELVHAGDFSKSLWLVREETSGVYHYTERYLLEHNMNPEKMLIKNNEIILRCLEQGMGQSLISKKALTEKINWQPLSDEYKRNLYFIKRKHIKSLKLREVEMFIHSYYIAAKN
- the celB gene encoding PTS cellobiose transporter subunit IIC, with protein sequence MNRFLDKLQEKLGPIAYKLDSNRYLSAIKNGFFVAMPLLIIGSIFLLVTQLPIDAYTNFMESILGKNWMSLFLQVNDMTMNVMTLFVILGISSELAKYYSVDRSSTQAIAMVAFLVLTPITPTDNGAFLPLGNFGAAGLFVGMITAILATEIFRWVIQKGWTIKMPDSVPSNVAKSFSALIPGFFVVIIFNLIRIGFTFTSYETAQNFIFEVLQTPLLALGSSLPATLIILLFEALLWSFGIHGSNIVGAVMQPIWIALTVENAQAFAAGKTLPNIVNYQFYSNFVKLGGSSATIGLAIACLFFAKSAQFKTLGKLSFAPAIFNINEPLVFGVPIVLNPMMLIPFVIAPLLMCLLAYTAMATGIVPLANGVNLPWTMPPVIAGLMVSGWRGALLQIVQIILSFCLYYPFFKMEDLKAYTIEKTGKVEQN